One Pleurocapsa sp. PCC 7327 DNA segment encodes these proteins:
- a CDS encoding nitrate reductase associated protein, with the protein MTDFFQFEADFVDSLRCIPMQVRMKLDTCGVKLKLFHWNQFSQEERQTLVALPCTTVEESQVYRDYLQNLVKEKTGKPAGELAIEPHPPWLDASTVPAQTQEKAAEFGIAITAQQWENLTPAQRFALIKLSRPGHENQNFFPALKEFKLA; encoded by the coding sequence ATGACTGATTTTTTTCAATTCGAGGCAGATTTTGTCGATTCCTTGCGCTGTATTCCCATGCAAGTGAGAATGAAACTCGATACTTGTGGAGTAAAACTCAAGCTATTTCATTGGAACCAGTTCAGTCAAGAAGAACGACAAACCCTTGTTGCTTTGCCATGCACAACTGTTGAAGAAAGTCAAGTCTATCGAGACTATTTACAAAACCTCGTCAAAGAAAAAACGGGCAAACCTGCTGGCGAACTCGCGATCGAGCCCCATCCACCTTGGCTGGATGCTTCGACGGTGCCTGCCCAAACTCAGGAAAAAGCCGCAGAATTCGGCATCGCGATTACGGCACAGCAGTGGGAAAATCTCACTCCCGCCCAGCGTTTTGCCCTTATTAAACTCAGCCGTCCCGGTCATGAAAATCAAAATTTTTTTCCAGCGCTAAAAGAATTTAAACTTGCATAA
- a CDS encoding branched-chain amino acid ABC transporter permease, whose protein sequence is MNGDILSQLTASSGYIVFLVTSAGLYSLFALGLNLQWGLTGLINFGHVAFMTVGAYTTALLTLQGVPLIIAAIAGAGLAALLGLAIGTSTLRLREDYLAIVTIGVSELLRLVVLNEEWLTRGSFGVQRYPLPLNVRFNPIGELLLIGILTLLAIFAGWQLWQGLRRQWNESQLIKDKRPTKRVSLIIWGIIATALILVIYVNGVIALSNYTYKAGLMLLVLLVLALVYNALEFLARSPWGRILKAIREDEEIPRALGKNVFWYKLQAFMLGGAIAGIAGAFFAWQLTTIYPTNFEPLLTFNAWIIVVLGGAGSNAGTLLGAVIFWAYDTLTRFLLPQIGIQIGITNEAQLGGLRIMIIGLILMMLMIWRPQGILGKKEELTLGR, encoded by the coding sequence ATGAATGGAGACATCCTATCTCAATTAACTGCTTCTAGTGGTTATATCGTTTTTCTTGTAACTTCTGCCGGACTGTATAGCCTATTTGCTCTCGGACTCAATTTGCAATGGGGTTTAACGGGACTGATTAACTTCGGTCACGTGGCTTTTATGACCGTTGGAGCCTATACCACTGCGCTGTTGACTCTTCAAGGCGTTCCTTTAATTATTGCCGCGATCGCTGGCGCTGGACTAGCTGCTTTACTCGGACTGGCGATCGGTACTTCTACGCTACGATTGCGGGAAGACTACCTAGCTATCGTCACGATCGGGGTTTCAGAACTTTTGCGCCTGGTGGTACTCAATGAAGAGTGGCTGACTAGAGGGTCTTTTGGGGTACAGCGCTATCCTCTGCCATTGAATGTTCGCTTTAATCCCATCGGCGAGCTACTCTTAATTGGGATCTTAACCCTGTTGGCTATCTTTGCTGGATGGCAACTGTGGCAAGGTTTAAGGCGGCAGTGGAATGAAAGTCAATTAATCAAAGACAAAAGACCGACAAAACGAGTTAGTCTCATTATTTGGGGCATTATTGCCACGGCTTTAATCTTGGTTATTTATGTTAATGGCGTCATCGCGCTCTCTAACTACACCTACAAAGCTGGATTGATGCTACTGGTGTTGCTGGTTTTAGCGCTAGTTTATAATGCCCTAGAATTTTTAGCGCGATCACCTTGGGGGCGAATTCTCAAAGCTATCCGAGAAGACGAAGAAATTCCCAGAGCCTTGGGCAAAAATGTCTTTTGGTATAAACTACAAGCATTTATGTTAGGCGGCGCGATCGCTGGTATAGCAGGTGCCTTTTTTGCTTGGCAGCTGACCACTATTTATCCGACCAATTTTGAACCGCTACTGACTTTTAATGCCTGGATTATAGTCGTATTAGGTGGGGCTGGCAGTAACGCAGGCACCCTATTAGGAGCAGTAATTTTCTGGGCATACGATACCCTGACTCGCTTTCTGCTTCCCCAAATAGGCATTCAAATAGGCATTACTAACGAAGCTCAATTGGGAGGCTTGCGAATAATGATTATTGGTTTAATTCTCATGATGCTCATGATTTGGCGACCGCAAGGTATTCTAGGGAAAAAAGAGGAACTTACATTGGGTCGGTAA
- a CDS encoding 1-acyl-sn-glycerol-3-phosphate acyltransferase has protein sequence MTNDNQPREREPFTNLVLYHLFKWSVVSPMLHVYFRVRIYGTENVPQKGALVAVCNHGSYFDPPIVSNCLRRPVAYMAKEELFKIPVFKQAIELYGAYPVKRATSDRDAIQAALTALEGGWIAGIFLTGTRTPDGRITNPRRGAALIAAKAQVPLLPVSLWGTEKILRKGSPFPYPVPVTVRIGELIASPSSTKREELQQVTEKCAAVINAMHDLGR, from the coding sequence ATGACTAATGACAATCAACCCAGAGAACGAGAACCCTTTACTAATTTAGTGCTCTATCACTTATTCAAGTGGTCGGTCGTTAGTCCCATGCTGCACGTTTATTTTCGGGTTCGTATTTATGGGACAGAAAATGTTCCTCAAAAAGGTGCTCTAGTTGCCGTCTGCAACCACGGCAGTTATTTCGATCCGCCAATCGTATCAAACTGTCTGCGCCGTCCGGTAGCCTATATGGCAAAAGAAGAATTATTTAAAATTCCTGTATTTAAGCAGGCGATCGAATTATATGGAGCTTATCCCGTCAAACGGGCAACGAGCGATCGCGATGCCATCCAAGCGGCACTCACTGCCCTAGAAGGAGGTTGGATAGCGGGGATTTTTTTGACAGGGACTCGAACTCCTGACGGTCGTATTACTAATCCTAGACGAGGAGCAGCGCTGATCGCGGCTAAAGCGCAAGTCCCTCTCTTACCCGTAAGTTTGTGGGGCACTGAGAAAATCTTACGCAAAGGTTCGCCTTTTCCCTACCCCGTACCCGTCACAGTTAGAATCGGGGAGTTAATCGCTTCCCCATCCTCGACCAAACGAGAAGAATTACAGCAAGTGACAGAAAAGTGCGCCGCTGTTATCAATGCTATGCACGATTTGGGGCGGTAA
- a CDS encoding molybdopterin oxidoreductase family protein, which produces MTDSVKTLCPYCGVGCGLEVSPPAAAGRATHRDSQGNPIWKVVGDRSHPSSQGMVCVKGATISESLDKDRLKYPMMRDSLSDPFRRVSWDEALDRIVARIRTVIATQGSDGICLYGSGQFQTEDYYVAQKLIKGCLGTNNFDANSRLCMSSAAAGYIQSFGSDGSPCCYDDLELTDCAFLIGTNTAECHPIVFNRLHKHIKRDRKAKLIVVDPRRTKTAEAADLHLAINPGTDIDLLNGIAHLLMRWDKIDTLFIDECTKDFPAYAEVINHYSPELVARKCGIRIDHLEQAARYWAESERVLSLWSMGVNQSSEGTAKVRTIINLHLMTANIGKPGAGPFSLTGQPNAMGGREAGGLAHILPGYRSVTNSQHRAEVERLWQLPAGRISPNPGRDAWSMITGLETGEVGLLWIAATNPAVSMPDLERTKAALLKSPLTVYQDAYYPTETAAYAHILLPAAQWGEKTGTMTNSERVVTLCPQFRLRPGEAKADWEIFAEVGRRLGFVEQFNFPDSAAVHREFVQATRNRPCDMTGISYDRLQQEGPIQWPCPLDGGGENTSTQQSGILSHLFKGKEEKPKGKRLYTNWRFNTPDGRARFAAYHSKGLAEPTDEAYPFVLTTGRLYGHWHTQTRTGRIEKITKMHPNPFVEINPRDAEKLGIKDGDWIEVRSRRGKARFPAKVTKAIAPGTVFVPMHWGALWAENAEANSLTHPKACPDSLEPELKACAVQLVPIAAISEAGTEKPVQISSVPEYVSSPS; this is translated from the coding sequence ATGACTGACTCAGTAAAAACCCTCTGTCCCTATTGCGGTGTTGGATGCGGATTAGAAGTTTCTCCGCCTGCTGCTGCGGGACGCGCGACTCATCGAGATAGTCAAGGAAACCCGATTTGGAAAGTGGTCGGCGATCGCTCTCACCCCTCCTCTCAAGGCATGGTTTGCGTCAAAGGGGCAACCATTAGCGAATCGCTAGACAAAGATCGCCTCAAATATCCCATGATGAGGGACTCTTTATCCGATCCCTTTCGTCGAGTCAGTTGGGATGAAGCCTTAGATCGCATCGTCGCTCGCATCCGAACCGTTATCGCTACGCAAGGTTCCGATGGCATTTGCTTGTATGGTTCCGGTCAATTTCAAACCGAAGACTACTACGTCGCCCAGAAACTGATCAAAGGCTGTTTGGGCACCAATAACTTTGATGCCAACTCCCGCCTTTGCATGTCCTCCGCCGCGGCGGGTTATATTCAAAGCTTCGGTTCTGACGGATCTCCCTGTTGTTATGACGACTTGGAATTGACCGACTGTGCCTTTCTTATTGGCACCAATACCGCCGAATGTCACCCCATCGTTTTCAACCGCTTGCACAAACATATCAAGCGCGATCGCAAAGCCAAACTGATCGTCGTCGATCCCCGCCGAACGAAAACCGCAGAAGCAGCCGATCTCCATCTCGCCATCAATCCCGGCACCGATATCGACTTGCTCAACGGCATCGCCCACCTGCTGATGCGTTGGGACAAAATTGACACTCTCTTTATTGATGAATGTACCAAAGATTTTCCCGCCTACGCGGAAGTCATCAACCACTATTCTCCCGAATTAGTTGCCCGCAAGTGCGGCATCCGCATCGACCATCTAGAACAAGCGGCGCGTTATTGGGCAGAATCGGAACGAGTTCTCTCTCTGTGGTCGATGGGAGTCAATCAGTCTTCTGAAGGAACGGCTAAAGTTCGCACCATTATTAATCTACACCTGATGACCGCCAATATCGGCAAACCGGGCGCGGGACCCTTTTCTCTCACCGGACAGCCAAACGCAATGGGAGGACGGGAAGCAGGCGGACTCGCCCATATTCTCCCCGGTTATCGATCGGTCACAAATTCCCAACATCGCGCCGAAGTGGAACGACTCTGGCAACTTCCCGCCGGACGAATTTCCCCCAATCCAGGTCGAGATGCTTGGAGTATGATAACGGGTTTGGAAACGGGCGAAGTGGGCTTACTGTGGATTGCGGCAACCAATCCAGCCGTCAGCATGCCGGATTTAGAACGCACGAAAGCTGCGCTACTGAAGTCGCCCTTGACCGTCTATCAGGATGCCTATTACCCGACAGAAACGGCAGCTTATGCCCATATTTTATTGCCGGCGGCGCAATGGGGCGAGAAAACGGGAACGATGACCAATTCCGAACGGGTAGTAACGTTGTGTCCGCAGTTCCGTCTCCGTCCGGGAGAAGCCAAAGCCGACTGGGAAATCTTTGCAGAAGTGGGGCGTCGCTTGGGGTTTGTCGAACAGTTTAACTTTCCCGATTCGGCTGCGGTACATCGGGAATTCGTGCAAGCAACCCGCAATCGTCCCTGCGATATGACGGGAATTAGCTACGATCGCTTGCAGCAAGAAGGCCCCATTCAATGGCCCTGTCCCTTGGACGGAGGGGGAGAAAATACTTCTACTCAACAATCTGGAATTCTCTCTCATTTATTTAAGGGGAAGGAGGAAAAACCAAAAGGCAAGCGACTTTATACGAATTGGCGATTTAATACTCCCGACGGACGGGCGAGGTTTGCTGCTTATCATTCCAAGGGATTGGCGGAACCAACCGACGAAGCTTATCCTTTTGTCTTGACGACGGGGAGATTATACGGTCATTGGCATACTCAAACTCGCACGGGACGAATTGAGAAAATTACTAAGATGCATCCCAATCCCTTTGTTGAAATTAACCCCCGCGATGCAGAAAAATTAGGGATAAAGGATGGGGATTGGATCGAAGTGCGATCGCGTCGCGGCAAGGCACGTTTTCCCGCTAAAGTTACCAAAGCGATCGCACCTGGTACGGTTTTCGTTCCTATGCACTGGGGCGCACTCTGGGCAGAGAATGCAGAGGCTAATAGCCTCACCCACCCAAAAGCTTGTCCCGATTCTCTCGAACCAGAATTAAAAGCTTGTGCGGTTCAATTAGTGCCTATTGCGGCTATCTCCGAAGCTGGTACCGAAAAACCCGTCCAAATCTCGTCAGTACCAGAATACGTATCCTCACCTAGCTGA
- a CDS encoding glycosyltransferase family 39 protein yields MAKSKIQQLLAERDRDSSQRSPKKISPLLEYISIFFLIFGIFVRLIQYVSNRSLWDDEAALAINIVNRSYLELLSPLERNQAAPPGFLWIEKLSIQLFGNNEYALRLFPFIASIVSLFAFYQFTRRYISALAAPIAIALFACLSYNLYYATEVKQYGSDVMLALLFFLILIPLRQQILKARQILLLSLVGAIGIWLSHPSIFVLSGIELSSLLTAPAQKKLSIILNRLPVYLVWLSIFGVLYFLTISGAMQNEALQGSWGASYPDSLFELVWLFDAFGRLFYTPLGFVSITDGVAMFAFVCGCVAYYRINRTNLLFITSPFLTTLLGSYLHKYPFRDRLILFLIPFAIAIIAEGVVFLLAQFQGRRKYFAILGIIVAIALLAPPALQASQLVIRPALKEEIKGAIEYVKSRQQPEDSFYIYTRAQNAFTYYAEKYGYFKGDYVIGVRVLPNDGKGTQEEWKQYKREIERFRGKRRVWLLYRANDRERQEITSYLNQIGQQIDYFSQPGIFVYLYDFSRSSLQSSKTGIFVYLCDFSRSPLQSGKSNDANFNQ; encoded by the coding sequence ATGGCAAAATCTAAAATCCAGCAATTGCTTGCCGAGCGCGATCGCGATAGTTCCCAGAGATCTCCAAAAAAGATTTCTCCTCTGCTTGAATATATATCGATTTTTTTCTTAATTTTCGGTATCTTCGTTCGCCTCATTCAATACGTCAGCAATCGCTCTCTTTGGGATGATGAGGCAGCACTGGCAATCAATATCGTCAACCGTTCTTATCTAGAATTACTCAGTCCTTTGGAGCGCAATCAAGCAGCACCACCAGGATTTCTCTGGATAGAAAAGCTGTCCATTCAACTCTTTGGCAACAACGAGTATGCGCTCAGGCTGTTTCCTTTTATCGCTAGCATTGTTTCGCTGTTTGCCTTCTACCAGTTTACCCGGCGCTATATCTCCGCGCTTGCCGCTCCCATTGCAATCGCGCTATTTGCCTGTCTGAGCTACAATCTCTACTACGCCACAGAAGTCAAGCAGTATGGCAGCGATGTGATGTTAGCGCTGCTTTTTTTCTTAATTCTCATTCCCCTTCGCCAGCAAATTCTTAAAGCAAGACAGATTCTGTTGCTCAGTCTGGTGGGAGCAATTGGGATTTGGCTCTCCCATCCATCGATTTTCGTCCTATCGGGAATAGAATTGAGTTCTCTGCTGACTGCTCCTGCGCAGAAAAAACTGAGCATTATCCTCAATCGATTGCCAGTGTATCTCGTTTGGCTGTCGATTTTTGGCGTGCTGTATTTTTTGACAATTAGCGGCGCCATGCAGAATGAAGCGCTACAAGGTTCTTGGGGTGCCAGCTATCCCGATTCTCTTTTCGAGCTGGTATGGTTGTTCGATGCTTTTGGCAGATTGTTCTATACTCCGTTAGGTTTTGTCAGCATCACCGATGGAGTCGCTATGTTCGCCTTTGTGTGCGGATGTGTTGCTTACTATCGAATTAATAGAACTAATTTACTCTTTATAACTTCTCCATTCCTAACAACTTTGTTAGGGAGTTATCTGCACAAATATCCTTTTCGCGATCGCTTGATTCTTTTTCTCATACCATTTGCGATCGCTATTATTGCCGAAGGCGTTGTTTTTTTACTCGCTCAATTCCAAGGGCGGCGTAAATATTTCGCTATTTTAGGAATTATCGTTGCGATCGCTTTGCTTGCTCCTCCTGCACTCCAAGCGAGTCAACTGGTTATTCGTCCAGCCCTTAAAGAAGAGATTAAAGGGGCGATCGAATATGTCAAGTCTCGTCAGCAGCCAGAAGATAGTTTTTATATTTATACTAGGGCGCAGAATGCCTTTACTTACTATGCCGAGAAATATGGCTATTTCAAAGGAGATTACGTTATCGGAGTGCGAGTCTTGCCTAACGATGGCAAAGGAACGCAGGAAGAATGGAAGCAATACAAGCGCGAAATCGAGCGCTTTCGAGGCAAACGACGCGTTTGGCTACTCTATCGGGCAAACGATCGGGAACGTCAGGAAATCACCTCATATCTAAATCAAATCGGTCAGCAAATCGATTATTTCAGTCAGCCTGGTATATTTGTCTATTTGTACGACTTTAGTCGATCGTCTTTGCAATCTAGTAAGACTGGTATATTTGTCTATTTGTGCGACTTTAGTCGATCGCCTTTGCAATCTGGTAAGAGTAATGACGCTAATTTTAACCAATGA
- the rsmI gene encoding 16S rRNA (cytidine(1402)-2'-O)-methyltransferase, giving the protein MSKDLKPGTLYLVGTPIGNLEDITFRAIGILQAVDLIAAEDTRHTGKLLQHFQIAAPQISYYEHNKRSRQEELLARLQKGETIALVTDAGMPGISDPGYELVKACIDAGISVIPIPGVTAAVTALAASGLPTDRFVFEGFLPIKGKERRDRLNFLKHETRTLILYEAPHRLLETLSDLASVLGENRQIVLARELTKVHEEFWRGTIRDAIALYTTNREPKGEFTLVVAGTQTQENLILSEEELKTELRRLIEQGMTRSQASRQLAQLTNIPRRQIYDLEI; this is encoded by the coding sequence ATGTCAAAAGACTTAAAACCGGGAACGCTATATCTAGTCGGAACGCCGATAGGAAATCTGGAAGATATCACCTTTCGGGCAATAGGAATTTTACAAGCAGTAGATTTAATTGCGGCTGAAGATACTCGCCACACGGGAAAATTATTACAACATTTTCAGATTGCTGCCCCACAGATTAGCTATTACGAACACAATAAGCGATCGCGTCAGGAAGAATTATTAGCTCGTCTCCAAAAAGGAGAAACAATTGCTCTAGTAACGGATGCGGGAATGCCAGGAATTTCCGATCCGGGTTACGAATTGGTGAAAGCTTGCATCGATGCTGGCATCTCGGTCATTCCCATTCCGGGAGTCACGGCAGCGGTGACTGCGTTAGCGGCATCGGGTTTGCCAACCGATCGCTTTGTTTTTGAAGGGTTTCTACCTATAAAAGGAAAAGAAAGGCGCGATCGCCTCAATTTTTTGAAACATGAAACTCGTACTCTAATTTTATACGAAGCTCCCCATCGCTTGCTTGAAACTCTAAGCGATCTAGCCAGCGTTTTAGGGGAAAATAGACAAATCGTATTGGCACGAGAATTAACCAAAGTACATGAAGAATTTTGGCGAGGGACAATTCGAGATGCGATCGCACTCTATACGACTAACCGCGAACCGAAAGGAGAATTTACCCTTGTCGTCGCAGGGACTCAAACGCAAGAAAATCTCATTTTATCGGAAGAGGAACTCAAAACCGAACTGCGACGCCTAATCGAGCAAGGAATGACGCGATCGCAAGCCAGCCGTCAGTTAGCCCAACTCACCAATATCCCGCGTCGCCAGATTTATGACTTAGAAATCTAA
- the surE gene encoding 5'/3'-nucleotidase SurE, translated as MTLILTNDDGIDAPGIRALQKALNGRGIIVAPKDHLSGCGHKVTTTRPIHLQKRSDSEYAVDGTPADCTRLAITHIAPETKWVLSGINAGGNLGIDTYISGTVAAVREAAIHGIPGIAISHWIRRPLIVDWDLASVWTAKVLAELFNRPIPPKSFWNVNLPHIEPNSPEPEIVFCEPSTQPLPLKYRIEGDLFYYEGEYSKRDRATGTDVDVCFSGKIAVTLIQL; from the coding sequence ATGACGCTAATTTTAACCAATGACGACGGAATCGATGCCCCCGGCATTCGGGCACTGCAAAAAGCTTTAAACGGTCGAGGCATTATCGTTGCGCCAAAAGATCATTTATCCGGTTGCGGACATAAAGTTACCACCACGCGACCAATTCATCTGCAAAAGCGATCCGATAGCGAATATGCAGTCGATGGAACGCCTGCCGATTGCACTCGTTTAGCTATTACCCATATTGCCCCAGAAACGAAGTGGGTATTATCTGGCATTAACGCAGGCGGGAATTTGGGGATCGATACTTATATTTCGGGAACGGTTGCTGCGGTGAGAGAAGCGGCAATCCACGGCATCCCTGGAATTGCTATCTCCCACTGGATTAGAAGACCGCTAATCGTCGATTGGGATCTTGCCTCGGTTTGGACGGCGAAAGTGTTGGCAGAGTTATTCAATCGTCCCATTCCCCCCAAAAGTTTCTGGAATGTCAATTTGCCTCATATCGAACCCAATTCCCCCGAACCAGAAATTGTGTTTTGCGAACCGAGTACGCAACCTTTACCCCTTAAATATCGCATCGAGGGCGATTTATTTTATTACGAGGGAGAATATTCTAAACGCGATCGCGCTACTGGAACCGATGTCGATGTTTGTTTTTCTGGTAAGATTGCCGTGACGTTGATTCAACTTTGA
- a CDS encoding ABC transporter ATP-binding protein yields MANEEQPTTNNILSATGLSKSFGGLRAVNEAKICVKKGTITGLIGPNGAGKTTLFNLLSNFIRPDKGEVIFDGEPIHHLQPYQIALQGCVRTFQVARVLSRLTVLENMLLATQKQTGENFIQLWFQRGQVRQEERENKERAMEILESVGLAAKAQDYAGALSGGQRKLLEMARALMTRPKLILLDEPAAGVNPTLIGQICEHIMNWNKQGISFLIIEHNMDVIMSLCNHVWVLAEGTNLADGTPEEIQTNPEVLEAYLGE; encoded by the coding sequence ATGGCAAATGAAGAACAACCAACTACCAATAACATACTTTCAGCGACTGGATTAAGCAAAAGTTTTGGCGGGCTGAGAGCGGTCAATGAGGCTAAAATCTGCGTTAAGAAGGGAACGATTACGGGACTGATCGGACCGAATGGGGCAGGAAAAACCACATTATTCAACCTGCTGTCGAATTTTATTCGTCCCGATAAGGGAGAAGTGATTTTTGATGGCGAGCCCATCCATCATTTACAACCCTATCAAATTGCCTTACAAGGCTGCGTTCGTACCTTCCAAGTCGCACGGGTTCTCTCTCGGTTGACCGTGCTAGAAAATATGCTATTGGCAACTCAAAAACAAACTGGAGAGAATTTTATTCAGCTTTGGTTTCAACGAGGACAAGTCAGACAGGAAGAAAGAGAAAATAAAGAACGGGCAATGGAAATTCTCGAATCTGTCGGACTGGCGGCTAAAGCGCAAGATTATGCGGGGGCATTATCGGGAGGACAGCGAAAGCTGCTGGAAATGGCAAGGGCTTTAATGACCCGTCCCAAACTAATTTTATTGGACGAACCCGCAGCAGGGGTGAATCCCACGCTCATCGGTCAGATTTGCGAGCATATAATGAATTGGAACAAACAGGGAATCTCATTCCTGATTATCGAACACAATATGGATGTAATTATGTCCCTGTGCAACCACGTCTGGGTGTTGGCAGAAGGAACGAATCTCGCTGACGGAACGCCAGAGGAAATTCAAACGAATCCAGAGGTACTGGAGGCTTATTTAGGGGAATAA
- a CDS encoding type II toxin-antitoxin system Phd/YefM family antitoxin has protein sequence MFALQTSYTQARENLATLLDQIENENTIAVIKRRGHKDIALLAADELSSLLETVYLLRSPANARRLLDTLEESKKWDATESPLPHTIDELCSELDIERKKEKAELAI, from the coding sequence ATGTTTGCGCTTCAAACCAGCTATACTCAGGCACGGGAAAATTTAGCTACCTTACTCGACCAAATCGAAAATGAAAACACGATTGCCGTGATTAAACGTCGCGGTCATAAGGATATCGCTTTATTGGCAGCCGACGAACTATCTAGTCTATTAGAGACTGTTTATTTGCTGCGATCGCCAGCCAATGCCCGTCGTCTATTAGATACGCTAGAGGAGTCAAAAAAATGGGATGCAACCGAATCTCCCCTTCCTCACACGATTGATGAATTATGCTCCGAATTAGACATTGAAAGAAAGAAAGAAAAAGCAGAACTCGCCATTTGA
- a CDS encoding pyridoxal phosphate-dependent aminotransferase, translating to MKLSSRVGQVTPSLTLAIDSKAKAMKAEGIDVCSFSAGEPDFDTPQHVKEAAKLGLDQGKTKYGPASGEPKLRAAIAKKLYEDNHLNYQAENIIVTNGGKHSLFNLMLALIEPGDEVIIPAPYWLSYPEMVKIASGTPVIVDTPEENQYKITPDQLRQAITPRTKLFVLNSPSNPTGIVYTPDEIRALAEVIVERDILVVSDEIYEKILYDGAEHLSIGAVSEEAFKRTIISNGFAKAYSMTGWRVGYLAGPLELIKATITIQSHSTSNVCTFAQYGAIAALEGSQDCVQQMLAAFAKRRQYMLERISAIPNLSCPKPNGAFYVFIDISQTGMASIDFCKALLEEHQVAAVPGIAFGADRCIRLSYATDMTTIEKGLDRLDKFVRSL from the coding sequence ATGAAACTATCATCGCGAGTCGGTCAAGTAACGCCATCCCTAACATTAGCGATCGATTCCAAAGCCAAGGCAATGAAGGCGGAGGGAATTGATGTCTGTAGTTTTAGTGCGGGAGAGCCAGATTTTGACACGCCACAACACGTTAAGGAAGCCGCCAAACTGGGGCTAGACCAAGGAAAAACTAAGTATGGGCCTGCATCTGGAGAACCAAAACTCAGAGCGGCGATCGCCAAAAAGCTATACGAAGACAATCATTTAAATTATCAAGCAGAAAATATTATTGTCACCAATGGCGGCAAACATTCTCTGTTCAATTTGATGCTCGCCTTAATCGAACCAGGCGATGAGGTCATTATTCCAGCCCCCTATTGGCTGAGCTATCCTGAGATGGTGAAGATAGCAAGCGGTACGCCAGTTATTGTCGATACGCCTGAAGAAAACCAATACAAGATTACTCCCGACCAACTCCGTCAAGCCATTACTCCTCGGACAAAACTATTTGTCCTCAACTCCCCTTCTAACCCAACGGGAATAGTTTACACGCCCGATGAAATTCGCGCTCTAGCTGAGGTTATTGTAGAACGCGACATCCTCGTTGTCTCCGACGAAATCTATGAAAAGATTCTCTACGACGGTGCAGAACATTTGAGTATTGGTGCTGTTAGCGAAGAAGCTTTTAAGCGGACAATTATTAGCAACGGTTTCGCCAAAGCTTATTCTATGACGGGCTGGCGCGTCGGCTATCTAGCGGGACCACTAGAGCTAATTAAAGCCACAATTACCATTCAAAGTCACAGTACTTCTAATGTTTGTACCTTTGCGCAATACGGCGCGATCGCGGCTTTAGAAGGCTCTCAGGATTGCGTGCAACAAATGCTCGCTGCTTTTGCCAAACGGCGACAGTATATGTTAGAGCGCATCAGTGCCATTCCCAACCTCAGTTGTCCCAAACCCAATGGCGCTTTTTACGTCTTTATAGACATTAGCCAAACGGGAATGGCTTCCATCGATTTCTGTAAAGCCTTACTGGAAGAGCATCAAGTAGCCGCCGTTCCTGGTATTGCCTTTGGCGCAGATCGATGCATCCGTCTTTCCTATGCCACCGATATGACTACTATCGAGAAAGGATTGGACAGACTCGATAAGTTTGTGCGATCGCTCTGA